In one window of Nicotiana tabacum cultivar K326 chromosome 12, ASM71507v2, whole genome shotgun sequence DNA:
- the LOC107814606 gene encoding uncharacterized protein LOC107814606 isoform X2, with product MLQLDCPSPAPCHSSPSYRTSAGGHKLPWDHVLNMSPRPSHHCSMELMKEIATLEIEILRLERYLLSLYRAAFQQNLPALLETQKSHLQGKIDSPTQCTTDQSYSSVELDMSRCDTDQYDRISTASALAGSSDQMQTAKKSSSRREKFADSVHRSLADHLSASRMDEILSYPDRLSEEIVRCISCIYCKFANPEILAQKGLSVSSTSSLSSSSTFSPRNLSGSLSPHHNEDSNEQYEFEVCKDDKPYSTMIEVMKICLDDDSFNYATTMLHKFRSLVKSLEKVDPRNMKREEKLTFWINIHNALVMHAYLAYGTQNSVRSPSILKAAYNVGGHCVNAYVIQSSILGIRPHYSAPWLQTLFSPGKKLVAGNSRHTYAIEYPEPLVHFALCLGASSDPAIRVYTAKNVFQDLKAAKEEFIRGTVCINKDTRIYLPKIIYYFAKDMSLSMDGLLETVMGSLPETQRKLVRSCMKSSTPDKFIYWLPQSWTFRYLIQKQVIQGRLSI from the exons ATGCTGCAGCTGGATTGCCCCTCTCCTGCTCCTTGCCATTCTTCTCCATCTTACCG TACAAGTGCTGGTGGCCATAAGCTGCCCTGGGATCATGTGCTCAATATGTCGCCCCGACCTTCCCACCAT TGTTCCATGGAATTGATGAAAGAGATTGCTACTCTCGAAATTGAAATACTGCGTTTGGAACGATACCTACTCTCACTTTATCGGGCAGCTTTTCAGCAGAATCTCCCAGCTTTATTGGAAACTCAGAAAAGCCATTTACAGGGCAAGATAGACTCACCTACCCAGTGTACAACTGACCAATCATATTCCAGTGTGGAACTAGATATGTCAAGATGTGATACGGACCAATATGATCGAATCTCCACTGCATCTGCTTTGGCTGGTTCAAGTGATCAGATGCAGACTGCTAAGAAGTCATCATCTAGAAGG GAAAAGTTTGCTGATTCTGTCCACCGTAGCCTTGCAGATCATCTCAGTGCCTCTCGCATGGATGAAATTCTTAGTTATCCTGATAGGCTGTCTGAAGAAATAGTCAGATGCATATCTTGTATATACTGCAAATTTGCCAACCCTGAAATTCTAGCTCAAAAGGGGTTATCAGTTTCTTCTACTTCATCATTGTCATCATCGAGCACATTTTCTCCGAGAAATCTTTCTGGCAGCTTGAGCCCACATCACAATGAGGATAGCAATGAGCAATATGAATTTGAAGTCTGTAAAGATGATAAGCCATATTCTACAATGATAGAAGTTATGAAGATTTGTCTAGATGACGATAGTTTCAATTATGCCACAACAATGCTGCATAAGTTCAG GTCACTGGTTAAGAGCCTTGAAAAGGTTGACCCAAGAAACATGAAGCGTGAAGAAAAGCTAACATTTTGGATCAATATTCACAATGCCCTGGTGATGCAT GCTTATTTAGCCTATGGAACTCAAAATTCTGTCAGAAGTCCTTCAATCTTGAAG GCAGCTTATAATGTGGGTGGGCATTGCGTAAATGCTTATGTTATACAGAGCTCCATATTAGGGATACGACCACACTATTCTGCACCG TGGCTACAGACGCTGTTTTCTCCAGGGAAAAAGCTTGTGGCAGGAAATTCCAGACACACCTATGCCATTGAGTACCCTGAACCACTTGTTCACTTTGCACTCTGTTTGGGTGCATCTTCTGATCCTGCG ATCCGGGTTTACACAGCGAAGAATGTATTTCAGGATCTTAAGGCAGCAAAAGAGGAGTTTATACGAGGTACAGTTTGTATTAACAAGGATACAAGGATTTATCTTCCCAAAATCATATACTATTTCGCAAAAGATATGTCTCTGAGCATGGATGGACTACTTGAAACTGTCATGGGATCTCTACCGGAAACTCAAAGGAAACTAGTCAGATCCTGCATGAAGAGCAGTACTCCCGATAAGTTCATTTATTGGTTACCACAAAGTTGGACGTTTAGATATTTGATTCAGAAACAAGTAATCCAAGGAAGATTATCTATTTAA
- the LOC107814606 gene encoding uncharacterized protein LOC107814606 isoform X1, with translation MLQLDCPSPAPCHSSPSYRTSAGGHKLPWDHVLNMSPRPSHHDVHAERPLVDHSSFCWDYKKEHSHTPSLSNETPKFECSMELMKEIATLEIEILRLERYLLSLYRAAFQQNLPALLETQKSHLQGKIDSPTQCTTDQSYSSVELDMSRCDTDQYDRISTASALAGSSDQMQTAKKSSSRREKFADSVHRSLADHLSASRMDEILSYPDRLSEEIVRCISCIYCKFANPEILAQKGLSVSSTSSLSSSSTFSPRNLSGSLSPHHNEDSNEQYEFEVCKDDKPYSTMIEVMKICLDDDSFNYATTMLHKFRSLVKSLEKVDPRNMKREEKLTFWINIHNALVMHAYLAYGTQNSVRSPSILKAAYNVGGHCVNAYVIQSSILGIRPHYSAPWLQTLFSPGKKLVAGNSRHTYAIEYPEPLVHFALCLGASSDPAIRVYTAKNVFQDLKAAKEEFIRGTVCINKDTRIYLPKIIYYFAKDMSLSMDGLLETVMGSLPETQRKLVRSCMKSSTPDKFIYWLPQSWTFRYLIQKQVIQGRLSI, from the exons ATGCTGCAGCTGGATTGCCCCTCTCCTGCTCCTTGCCATTCTTCTCCATCTTACCG TACAAGTGCTGGTGGCCATAAGCTGCCCTGGGATCATGTGCTCAATATGTCGCCCCGACCTTCCCACCAT GATGTCCATGCGGAGAGACCACTAGTTGATCACTCTTCTTTTTGCTGGGATTATAAGAAGGAGCACTCTCATACTCCCTCTCTTTCAAATGAAACTCCAAAATTCGAG TGTTCCATGGAATTGATGAAAGAGATTGCTACTCTCGAAATTGAAATACTGCGTTTGGAACGATACCTACTCTCACTTTATCGGGCAGCTTTTCAGCAGAATCTCCCAGCTTTATTGGAAACTCAGAAAAGCCATTTACAGGGCAAGATAGACTCACCTACCCAGTGTACAACTGACCAATCATATTCCAGTGTGGAACTAGATATGTCAAGATGTGATACGGACCAATATGATCGAATCTCCACTGCATCTGCTTTGGCTGGTTCAAGTGATCAGATGCAGACTGCTAAGAAGTCATCATCTAGAAGG GAAAAGTTTGCTGATTCTGTCCACCGTAGCCTTGCAGATCATCTCAGTGCCTCTCGCATGGATGAAATTCTTAGTTATCCTGATAGGCTGTCTGAAGAAATAGTCAGATGCATATCTTGTATATACTGCAAATTTGCCAACCCTGAAATTCTAGCTCAAAAGGGGTTATCAGTTTCTTCTACTTCATCATTGTCATCATCGAGCACATTTTCTCCGAGAAATCTTTCTGGCAGCTTGAGCCCACATCACAATGAGGATAGCAATGAGCAATATGAATTTGAAGTCTGTAAAGATGATAAGCCATATTCTACAATGATAGAAGTTATGAAGATTTGTCTAGATGACGATAGTTTCAATTATGCCACAACAATGCTGCATAAGTTCAG GTCACTGGTTAAGAGCCTTGAAAAGGTTGACCCAAGAAACATGAAGCGTGAAGAAAAGCTAACATTTTGGATCAATATTCACAATGCCCTGGTGATGCAT GCTTATTTAGCCTATGGAACTCAAAATTCTGTCAGAAGTCCTTCAATCTTGAAG GCAGCTTATAATGTGGGTGGGCATTGCGTAAATGCTTATGTTATACAGAGCTCCATATTAGGGATACGACCACACTATTCTGCACCG TGGCTACAGACGCTGTTTTCTCCAGGGAAAAAGCTTGTGGCAGGAAATTCCAGACACACCTATGCCATTGAGTACCCTGAACCACTTGTTCACTTTGCACTCTGTTTGGGTGCATCTTCTGATCCTGCG ATCCGGGTTTACACAGCGAAGAATGTATTTCAGGATCTTAAGGCAGCAAAAGAGGAGTTTATACGAGGTACAGTTTGTATTAACAAGGATACAAGGATTTATCTTCCCAAAATCATATACTATTTCGCAAAAGATATGTCTCTGAGCATGGATGGACTACTTGAAACTGTCATGGGATCTCTACCGGAAACTCAAAGGAAACTAGTCAGATCCTGCATGAAGAGCAGTACTCCCGATAAGTTCATTTATTGGTTACCACAAAGTTGGACGTTTAGATATTTGATTCAGAAACAAGTAATCCAAGGAAGATTATCTATTTAA